A segment of the Chitinivibrionia bacterium genome:
AAACTTGTTGCTCCCGAAGGACAAGAAAAAGTCGCTTTTATGAAAGAAAATTACAGCAAAATGGGCTTGGACTGCCTGATTGTTTTGGGCGGACAAGGAACTCATAAAACCGCGGGGCTTTTGTCGAGCGCGGGGCTTAATATAATAACTTTACCCAAAACCATAGACAATGATATTTTCGGCACGGATATGACTTTCGGCTTTCATTCGGCGGTAGATGTTGCAACCGAGTGTATCGACAGAATACGCACTACGGCGGCGAGCCACGGGCGCACGTTTGTTGTGGAAATTATGGGAAACAAGGTCGGATGGCTTGCATTATATTCGGGAATTGCGGGCGGCGCGGACATCATACTTATTCCCGAAATTCCTTATAAAATTGAAAGCGTAATTAAAGCGGCGCAAAAAGCAAATAACGAAAAAGGCTACTGCATAATTGCCGCGGCGGAGGGGGTTATCTCCGAAGAAGAGGCGGCGCTTCCAAAAAAAGACCGCTACGAAAAGCGCGCGCAAACAGGCGAAACTACCGCTTCAAACCGCATTGCAAAAGCAATAGAAGAAAGTTTGGGCGCAGAAACGCGCGTTATGGTGCCCGGATATACCCAAAGAGGCGGAAATCCTTGCGCTTACGACCGTGTAATCTGCACTCAAATGGGCGCTTACGCCGCAAGATTGGTCGAAGCAAAAAAATACGGGGTAGCAGTTGCGATGGACGGGCAAAAAGTTAAACACAACAAATTGTCCGATATTGCAGGAGAAACCAAAAGCATTGCCGCGAGCGACGATTTGGTTAAAACGGCAAAAGACGTGGGTATATCGCTTGGCGATTAAAGAACGAGAAAACAAGTGAAAATTAACGAAGTTAGTGTAAAAACAATAAAAAAAAGAAACGCAGGTGCAGGTAGGAATTTATGAATAAATTTATTAAAGGCGCTTTTGTAAACCGCGAATATTCGTGGCTTAAATTTAACGAACGGGTGCTTATGGAAGCGGCAAGCGACGACAATCCGCTCTTGGAAAAATGCAAGTTTCTTTCTATATTTTCCAGCAATTTGGACGAGTTTTTTATGGTGCGCGTCGGCAGTCTGTTTAACCAGTTGCAGGACGACCCAAAGGCGTTGGAGTACAAAACTGGACTAAACCCGAAAGAACAGTTAATCGGGATTTACGAATATGTTAAAAAACTTTACGCTTTGCGAATGAAAATCGCTAAAAAGGTTTTGGCGGAACTCAAAAAAGAAGGAATAGCGGTTGCAAATGCGCGCTTTTACGACGAAAAAATCGACAGTCGCTTCGAGAAATATTTCCAAAATACGCTTTTGCCTTTGCTTAATCCTATAGTTTTGGATAATAAACATCCGCTTATTCACCTCGAAAACCTTAGAATGTACGTTGTTTTGCTTATGGAATACGACGGCAAAACTTTTTTCGGCATTCTTCCCATTCCCGACAGAGGCGAGCGTTTAATTTCGCACGAAACCGCCGCCAGAGTCAAAGTAATGACGAGCGAAGACTTGGTCTATTATTTTGCGGACAGCGTGTTTTCCAAATACAAGGTATTGGGAAAATCGTTGGTCAGATTAACGCGCAACGCCGACTTGGACACCGAAATGTTCAGCACGGATTTTGAGTCCGAATACGAATTTTCCAAACTTGTAAAGGGAAAAGTGAGTTTGCGCTCGACTTTGCCGTCGGTGCGGCTCGAATTTAGCGGCGAGTGCGAAAAAATAAAGAGTTTTTTGTGCAAAAATCTTAGTATTGAGCCTTATAATTGCTTCAATATAAGGTATTTTTTTGATTACAAATTTATGTTTTCAATAGAGAAATATATGCCGCAAGACCGCGCCGCCGCGCTTAAATATAAGCCTCTGCACGGGCGCTCCGTTCCTCTTGTAAGACCCGATTCGGTTATAAACAGCGTGCTGGCAAACGATTTGTTTTTGTTTTATCCGTTCGACAGCGTAGAAACTTTTTTGGATATGCTCGACGACGCAAGCACGGACAGGCGCGTGGCAAGCATAAAAATAACGCTTTATCGCGTGGAAAAGCAGTCGCGGATTATAGAGGCGCTTCGTCGCGCTCGCAGAAACGGCAAGGAAATTACGGTTGTAATAGAACTTACCGCCCGTTTCGACGAAGAAAACAACCTGCATTTGACGGGAGTGCTGAAAGAGGCGGGTTGCACGGTGCTTTACGGCATAGGAAACTACAAAGTTCACGCAAAAATAATGCTCATTGTCCTTAAAGAAGGCGAAGAAATTTCTTACATAACGCATTTTGGGACGGGAAATTACAACGAAAGCACCGCAAAACTTTACACCGACCTGAACATAATAACCGCCAACAAAGAAATCGGCTTGGACGCGTCGCAATTTTTCCGCAAAATGTCTATGGGCGACGTGAATTTTGAATGCGAAAAACTTCTTGTGGCGCCGCTCGCTTTTAAGCCTGCGTTTTTGCAAAAAATCGAAGAGCAAATAAGTCTTGCGCAGGCAGGCAAACCTGCAAAAATTATCTGCAAAATTAACAGTTTAACCGACAACGACTTTATAAACGCGTTTGTTCGCGCGTCGCAGGCGGGGGTAAAAGTTCAGCTTATAGTTCGCGGAATTTGCTGTCTTTTACCGAAAGTTGCGGAAAAAACCGAAAACATAGAAGTAAAGAGCATAATAGGTCGTTTTTTGGAGCACAGCCGCATATATTGTTTCGGCGAAGAAAACCCGCAGATTTATATTTCAAGCGCCGATTTGATGACAAGAAATATGTGTCGCCGAATAGAAATAGCAACGCCTATAATTGACGAAAATATCCGCCAAAAAGTATGCAAAATGCTCGATATTCTCCTCGCCGATACCGAAAAAGCAAGTTTTTTGAGTTCCAAAGGCAAATACGAAAAATCGACGGAAACAGGAATGTCGAGCCAGCAGTATTTTATTGATAATGTGATTTAGGCAGAGAGAAAATATGATTTACTGGATTGCGCTGTCTCTTGTTGAGGGAATCGGACTTGCTTCAAAGCATAAATTGTTGCAAACTTTTGGCACGCCCGAAAATATTTTTGAGCAAAAAATAAGTAAAAAAGATTTTTCTCGTATGAAAAACGATATTGATTTTGCAAAAATTAAAGATAATTGCCTGAAATCAGCAGAAAGAATTATCGGTTTTTGCGAAAGAGAAAACGTTAAAGTTTTGAGCATTGCCGACGAAAAATATCCCGCGCTTCTAAAAAAAATAAACCAAGCGCCGCTTATTTTGTATTGCAAAGGCAACGCCGAAATCCTGTCCGAAAGGGGAGTGGCAATCGTCGGAACAAGAGAGCCCAACGCCAACGGAGAAGCGGATACTCTCGAAATTTCCACAGGTTTGGCGCAAGCAGGATTTGTAATTGTCAGCGGTCTTGCAAGGGGAGTAGATACCGTTGCGCACAATTCCGCTTTGAACGTAAAAGGTAAAACCATCGCCGTTATGGCAACGGGAATAAACGAAATAACGCCCGCTTCAAACGTAAATCTCGCGAATAAAATAATAGACAACGGCGGCGCGGTTATTACCGAACAAGTCCCCGGTAAATTGGCGTTTGCCCCGAATTTTGTTTTACGAAACCGCATAATTTCGGGTTTGTCGGAATGCACAATCGTTATTTCCGCCCCCGAAAAAAGCGGCGCATTAAGAACGGCGGAATTTGCGCTTCAACAAGGCAGAAAAGTATTGGTTGCTCTCGGGTATCGAAGCGACGAAAAATACGAGGGAAGCAACAAACTTCTCCTAAAAAAAGACATTAGTCCCGCGCTTAAAATAAACGGAATAATTTCGTATCTGAACGGCACGCAAGAGGTTGAGCAACTCAGCATTTTCGATATTCAGCCTAAATCGCCCGCCGCAAAGCCGCCTGTCAAAACCTGTTCGCAATCGGAGCAAAATTTGCTTTCATTTTTAAGCAAAACACCAACAAGTTTAGAAACCTTGTCGCAAAAAAGCGGAATAGACCTAAGCGAACTCTCGGAAATGCTTTTTGATTTGGAGTTGGACGGCGTTGTGGCGCAGGTGGCGGGGAATTATTGTTTGGGGTGAGGGGAATAAGGTAAGAAGGCGTATGGCAATACGCTGAATACGTAAAAAAATCTGCGAACTAATTTTGCTCTCTATGAATTTTTGGAAAAATTTCTTTTCCGTTGCGTAAAACATTTTCTACAAACGGGTTGCTGTTGTTTATTTCCGATAAAGGAAAAGCGTTCGGTTCTATTAAAATATAGCCGTCGTATTTAATTTTGAGATAGAAAAGTTCCGCGACAATGTCCCATTTGCGTTTGTTTTCAAAATAAGAAGAAAAAAAGCAAATATCGACATCGCTGCCTTCTTTTTGTGTCCCGTTTGCGTAAGAGCCGTATAAATACACCTTGTCTATCGGAATTTTCTTGGCAACATCGTTAATATACTCGTTTGAGTATTTCATAACGGTTTCAATGTCTTTAACCATTTGAACGCCTCCTCTGTTTTGTTTAACATTTCCAACGCGTCGTGTCTATTTGTTTGCGCACTCAATTTTGCTTTGTATTCAGGGTATCTGTTTTCTAAGTAAAATGCGCTCAAGCGAGCAAAAAACATTTTTCTTTCTTGTGAAATCTGTTCAGGCAGTTTGTCTTCAAATCTTTTCAGTAAATTATTTATATCGTGAATTCTCGGAAAATAATCGTCAAGATAAGAAACATATAGTCCCTTAACAATTTTTTCTATTGACTGCTGACACATAAAAACAACGTATAACCAACGCTCCATTTTATATAACGCGGCGGCGGTAGTCAAATCGTATTCGGCAATGTCGAGCCAATAATCGTATTTCTCCGCTTTTGTCATTTATCCTCCAAAAACTTCTGAAGTAAAATACTAAATGCCACGACGAAATAGCAAGAAAACGGAAAAGGCGGGGAATTATTGTTTGGGGTAATAATAAATAAGGGCAGGTTTAAAACCTGCCCCTACATAGTTTTAATTAAAGCGTCCATCCTAATTTCAATGAAAGTCCGTGGTTTGGTCTTCTTACCGTACCTGTGTTTTCTATTCTTTCTACCCATCTTCCAAGTTGCCAAATGCGTTCTGTTTCTGTAAGTAATCTTTCATATTCCGCTATCCATAATTTATATCCGAAAGATACATTAAAACCGCCGAAATCAACGCCAAATGACGGGTTAAAATAAAAAGTTGGATGGGCGTGTCCCCACCACACATTTCCGTCTGATTTAAGGCGGCTTAAAATAACAATTCCTAAGCCGATGTCGGTATCAAGGATTGGAGATATGTCTTTTCTTAAAAAATAAATTCTTGGTCTTAAAAATATCGGTATGACAGATGACGCTCCTTGGTATAAAATATCTTTTCTATCCCAACCGTCTTTGAGCACTTCTTGAATAACGCTTAATCTTTTGTCTTCAAACCAAGAATTATACGTAATACCATTTGTCTTTGCTACACTCAGCGGATGCCAGCCTGAGCCAAAAAGGAGAGAAAAATGCTGATTTATTCTTGCACCTCCAAGAAGATTTATTCCGAAAGTGCTTATTCCGTAATCACCGAGCCCGAAAGAATATTCTGTTTCTGCTCCAAATGCGAAGCGAGGTTTTTGAGTTTCAGTTTTTGGCGCAACAATCGGCGTTGCTTGAATATTCTGAATTTCAACAGGAATACCCGTCTCCGCAACTCCGCCGACCACAGTTCCGCACTGACCGCAAAAATTTGCTCCCGTTAATAATTGAGTTCCGCAATTCATACAAAAACTGCTCGCAAAACAAACGCAAATCGACAACAAAACGACACCCGCCGCAACTTTTAATTTTGAAAATGGCACGCCCATCACTCCTTTTTTAATTTTGTTAGTAATCAATTACGGAGAGAATTTGCCTGCGGTAAAAACCTAAAACGGCTGTTCTGCCCATATTGAGTTTTACCATATACCGAAATATGCCTATCGTTTTAGTCATCAAATAGGACGGCAGAACAACCCAAAGGGCAGTTATACCTAATTGATGACAGACGAAATGCGGAGTGAAAATCTCCGCAATTTCGGTATATGGTAGCGAGAAAATAATATTTGGCGAATGGTAATGCGGGGAAAATGTCAGTCCTTAAATAAATAACTGACTTTTAGATATTTTGAGCAAAAAAAATAAATTTCCCTTGCACGAAAAGAAGCAAAAAAGGTATTTTAATATAGAAAGGAAGATTTTATGTTCAGGTTTAGTGAAAAGCAGAAAGATAAAGTAGCTGATTTGTTTTTTGATGGAGCGAAATACATTATTACAGGTTCGGTGCTTGTTGAAATGTATAGCGCAGTATCAGATGTTAGAGTTCCTGCAATTTTGGCGGGCGCAATTTTAGCAACCGGTTTTACTTGTATCGGT
Coding sequences within it:
- a CDS encoding HEPN domain-containing protein, yielding MTKAEKYDYWLDIAEYDLTTAAALYKMERWLYVVFMCQQSIEKIVKGLYVSYLDDYFPRIHDINNLLKRFEDKLPEQISQERKMFFARLSAFYLENRYPEYKAKLSAQTNRHDALEMLNKTEEAFKWLKTLKPL
- a CDS encoding zinc ribbon domain-containing protein: MNCGTQLLTGANFCGQCGTVVGGVAETGIPVEIQNIQATPIVAPKTETQKPRFAFGAETEYSFGLGDYGISTFGINLLGGARINQHFSLLFGSGWHPLSVAKTNGITYNSWFEDKRLSVIQEVLKDGWDRKDILYQGASSVIPIFLRPRIYFLRKDISPILDTDIGLGIVILSRLKSDGNVWWGHAHPTFYFNPSFGVDFGGFNVSFGYKLWIAEYERLLTETERIWQLGRWVERIENTGTVRRPNHGLSLKLGWTL
- the dprA gene encoding DNA-processing protein DprA — translated: MIYWIALSLVEGIGLASKHKLLQTFGTPENIFEQKISKKDFSRMKNDIDFAKIKDNCLKSAERIIGFCERENVKVLSIADEKYPALLKKINQAPLILYCKGNAEILSERGVAIVGTREPNANGEADTLEISTGLAQAGFVIVSGLARGVDTVAHNSALNVKGKTIAVMATGINEITPASNVNLANKIIDNGGAVITEQVPGKLAFAPNFVLRNRIISGLSECTIVISAPEKSGALRTAEFALQQGRKVLVALGYRSDEKYEGSNKLLLKKDISPALKINGIISYLNGTQEVEQLSIFDIQPKSPAAKPPVKTCSQSEQNLLSFLSKTPTSLETLSQKSGIDLSELSEMLFDLELDGVVAQVAGNYCLG
- a CDS encoding ATP-dependent 6-phosphofructokinase — its product is MNIGILTSGGDCAGLNAIMYGFVKAMTAIDPKVKIYGITDGFAGLINREYREVHHEEFDGILNLGGTILGTSRQPYKKLVAPEGQEKVAFMKENYSKMGLDCLIVLGGQGTHKTAGLLSSAGLNIITLPKTIDNDIFGTDMTFGFHSAVDVATECIDRIRTTAASHGRTFVVEIMGNKVGWLALYSGIAGGADIILIPEIPYKIESVIKAAQKANNEKGYCIIAAAEGVISEEEAALPKKDRYEKRAQTGETTASNRIAKAIEESLGAETRVMVPGYTQRGGNPCAYDRVICTQMGAYAARLVEAKKYGVAVAMDGQKVKHNKLSDIAGETKSIAASDDLVKTAKDVGISLGD
- a CDS encoding nucleotidyltransferase domain-containing protein, which encodes MVKDIETVMKYSNEYINDVAKKIPIDKVYLYGSYANGTQKEGSDVDICFFSSYFENKRKWDIVAELFYLKIKYDGYILIEPNAFPLSEINNSNPFVENVLRNGKEIFPKIHREQN
- the ppk1 gene encoding polyphosphate kinase 1; the protein is MNKFIKGAFVNREYSWLKFNERVLMEAASDDNPLLEKCKFLSIFSSNLDEFFMVRVGSLFNQLQDDPKALEYKTGLNPKEQLIGIYEYVKKLYALRMKIAKKVLAELKKEGIAVANARFYDEKIDSRFEKYFQNTLLPLLNPIVLDNKHPLIHLENLRMYVVLLMEYDGKTFFGILPIPDRGERLISHETAARVKVMTSEDLVYYFADSVFSKYKVLGKSLVRLTRNADLDTEMFSTDFESEYEFSKLVKGKVSLRSTLPSVRLEFSGECEKIKSFLCKNLSIEPYNCFNIRYFFDYKFMFSIEKYMPQDRAAALKYKPLHGRSVPLVRPDSVINSVLANDLFLFYPFDSVETFLDMLDDASTDRRVASIKITLYRVEKQSRIIEALRRARRNGKEITVVIELTARFDEENNLHLTGVLKEAGCTVLYGIGNYKVHAKIMLIVLKEGEEISYITHFGTGNYNESTAKLYTDLNIITANKEIGLDASQFFRKMSMGDVNFECEKLLVAPLAFKPAFLQKIEEQISLAQAGKPAKIICKINSLTDNDFINAFVRASQAGVKVQLIVRGICCLLPKVAEKTENIEVKSIIGRFLEHSRIYCFGEENPQIYISSADLMTRNMCRRIEIATPIIDENIRQKVCKMLDILLADTEKASFLSSKGKYEKSTETGMSSQQYFIDNVI